The following are from one region of the Melaminivora suipulveris genome:
- a CDS encoding ABC transporter permease, with amino-acid sequence MTPLRASALREWRLLRTRGRDAAMLSWVPLLTVALLCWIFSAGQPYGLPIAVWAEDSSSLARQLVRMLDATPGLSVRAQLLSRAEAQQALQRMDVYGVVHIPPHFARDVQRGGAASVTLLHNAQLSTASSLVQRDVRQVVGTLSAGVEMQAMAKRGTPAQALQVRLEPIRTQLVALFNVSTNYEQFLAATLLPALLHILAMTAGAWSVGRELRDGTLGQWLGAPAGEAQAPARPSAAQVLAALLGKLALPLVSLWLCGMAGLVYLSQLRGWAVAGSLAWIALGLLLLIAVSLAAGALLAAGTLSLRQAMSGAGLLSAPAFAFSGVGFPLLAMSGSARTWAEAMPYTHYARLQIEQWQMGAPPAQSLPVIAVLLLATLVLLALATAALLRAWARPQDWGKR; translated from the coding sequence GTGACGCCTCTGCGCGCCAGCGCGCTGCGCGAGTGGCGCCTGCTGCGCACGCGTGGGCGCGACGCGGCCATGCTGAGCTGGGTGCCGCTGCTCACCGTGGCGCTGCTGTGCTGGATCTTCTCCGCTGGCCAGCCCTACGGCCTGCCGATCGCCGTGTGGGCCGAGGATTCGTCCAGCCTGGCGCGCCAGCTGGTGCGCATGCTGGACGCGACACCGGGCCTGTCGGTGCGCGCGCAACTGCTCAGCCGCGCCGAGGCGCAGCAGGCCCTGCAGCGCATGGACGTCTATGGCGTGGTGCATATCCCGCCGCACTTCGCCCGCGACGTGCAGCGCGGCGGCGCGGCCAGCGTGACGCTGCTGCACAACGCGCAGCTGTCGACCGCCTCCAGCCTGGTGCAGCGCGATGTGCGCCAGGTCGTCGGGACGCTGTCCGCCGGCGTCGAGATGCAAGCCATGGCCAAGCGCGGCACGCCCGCGCAGGCGCTGCAGGTGCGGCTGGAGCCGATCCGCACGCAGCTGGTGGCGCTGTTCAACGTTTCCACCAACTATGAGCAGTTCCTGGCCGCGACGCTGCTGCCGGCGCTGCTGCACATCCTGGCCATGACGGCAGGCGCCTGGTCGGTCGGGCGCGAGTTGCGCGACGGCACGCTGGGGCAGTGGCTGGGCGCTCCTGCAGGGGAAGCGCAGGCGCCGGCACGCCCATCGGCGGCGCAGGTGCTGGCCGCGCTGCTGGGCAAGCTGGCGCTGCCCCTGGTGTCGCTGTGGCTGTGCGGCATGGCCGGGCTGGTCTACCTGTCGCAGTTGCGCGGCTGGGCGGTGGCCGGCTCACTGGCCTGGATCGCGCTGGGGCTGCTGCTCCTGATCGCGGTGAGCCTGGCGGCCGGCGCGCTGCTGGCGGCGGGCACGCTGTCGCTGCGCCAGGCCATGTCGGGCGCGGGGCTGCTGTCGGCGCCGGCGTTCGCCTTCAGCGGCGTGGGCTTTCCCCTGCTGGCAATGAGCGGCAGCGCGCGCACCTGGGCCGAAGCCATGCCCTACACGCACTACGCGCGACTGCAGATCGAGCAGTGGCAGATGGGCGCGCCCCCCGCGCAATCGCTGCCGGTGATCGCCGTGCTGCTGCTGGCCACTTTGGTGCTGCTGGCGCTGGCCACGGCGGCGCTGCTGCGCGCCTGGGCGCGGCCGCAGGATTGGGGGAAGCGTTAG
- a CDS encoding pyruvate, water dikinase regulatory protein, which translates to MLPPHTRTVFYISDGTGITAETFGNAILAQFDIRPRHVRLPFTDTEDKAHQVVRQVNHTAELEGTKPIVFTTLVNPSVLAIIEQGCRGMLLDMFGTFIRPLEAELGVKSHHRVGRFSDISMSKEYSDRIEAINFSLDHDDGQSHRDLDGADVILVGVSRSGKTPTSLYLAMQHGLKVANYPLIPEDFERRQLPPALAPHRKKIFGLTIDPARLAEIRNERRPGSKYADLANCRYEISEAEAMMRRSGIRWLSSTTKSIEEIATTILQEVKPERLAY; encoded by the coding sequence ATGCTGCCTCCCCACACGCGCACCGTGTTCTACATCTCCGACGGCACCGGCATCACCGCCGAGACCTTTGGCAACGCCATCCTGGCGCAGTTCGACATCCGGCCACGCCACGTGCGCCTGCCTTTTACCGACACCGAGGACAAGGCGCACCAGGTGGTGCGCCAGGTCAACCACACGGCCGAGCTGGAGGGCACCAAGCCCATCGTCTTCACCACGCTGGTCAACCCCAGCGTGCTGGCCATCATCGAGCAGGGCTGCCGCGGCATGCTGCTGGACATGTTCGGCACCTTCATCCGCCCGCTGGAGGCCGAGCTGGGCGTGAAATCGCACCACCGCGTGGGCCGGTTCTCGGACATCAGCATGTCCAAGGAGTACAGCGACCGCATCGAGGCCATCAATTTCAGCCTGGACCATGATGACGGCCAGAGCCACCGCGACCTGGACGGCGCCGACGTGATCCTGGTGGGCGTGTCGCGCAGCGGCAAGACGCCGACCAGCCTGTACCTTGCCATGCAGCACGGCCTGAAGGTGGCCAACTACCCGTTGATTCCGGAAGACTTCGAGCGGCGCCAGCTGCCCCCCGCCCTGGCGCCGCACAGGAAGAAGATTTTCGGCCTGACCATCGACCCGGCGCGCCTGGCTGAGATCCGCAACGAGCGCCGGCCAGGGTCCAAATACGCCGACCTGGCCAACTGCCGCTACGAGATCAGCGAGGCCGAGGCCATGATGCGCCGCTCGGGCATCCGCTGGCTGTCGTCGACCACCAAGAGCATCGAAGAGATTGCCACGACCATCCTGCAGGAGGTCAAGCCGGAGCGGCTGGCGTACTGA
- a CDS encoding ABC transporter permease, whose amino-acid sequence MLRDKGVALLLLGAPVLYGFFYPWFYAPEVVQRVPVALVVQDASNLSRQMLRFAQASPRIEPVLNTPDEGQARDALLRGQVQGYALIRPGLKRDVLHAASAVVPVYANGAYPLAAKQVQYGFAEAFGTVSAGVELKRLQAGGQSAVQAAASRSPVNLQSVALFNPTEGYGSFVVAAVAILILQQTLLMGSAMLVGTWREEGLERPGTRQWLARLLALCLPGWLAGLFYFGWIFVWQDYPRGGNPLGALALLAVFTPAVAGIGCLVGWWLAERERALQVLMFTSVPLAFLGGFTWPVEALPEPLAWLRWLSPSTAGIAASLRLNQAGAPIDAVLAQLAWLAALVLLSWGTLLWLGRSPREGNSSQIGRQSA is encoded by the coding sequence ATGCTGCGCGACAAGGGTGTAGCCCTGCTGCTGCTGGGCGCGCCGGTGCTCTACGGCTTCTTTTATCCCTGGTTCTACGCGCCTGAAGTGGTGCAGCGCGTGCCGGTGGCGCTGGTGGTGCAGGACGCGTCCAATCTGTCGCGCCAGATGCTGCGCTTCGCCCAGGCCAGCCCGCGCATCGAGCCGGTACTCAACACGCCCGACGAGGGGCAGGCGCGCGATGCGCTGCTGCGCGGCCAGGTGCAGGGCTACGCGCTGATCCGCCCTGGGCTGAAGCGCGACGTGCTGCACGCCGCCAGCGCCGTGGTGCCGGTGTACGCCAACGGCGCCTACCCGTTGGCCGCCAAGCAGGTGCAATACGGCTTCGCCGAGGCTTTCGGCACGGTGTCGGCGGGCGTCGAGCTCAAGCGCCTGCAGGCCGGCGGGCAGAGCGCCGTGCAGGCGGCGGCCAGCCGCTCGCCGGTCAATCTGCAATCCGTGGCGCTGTTCAACCCGACGGAGGGATACGGCAGCTTCGTCGTCGCCGCCGTGGCCATATTGATCCTGCAGCAGACGCTCTTGATGGGCAGCGCGATGCTGGTGGGCACCTGGCGCGAGGAAGGGTTGGAGCGCCCCGGCACACGGCAATGGCTGGCGCGGCTGCTGGCGCTGTGCCTGCCGGGCTGGCTGGCGGGCCTCTTTTACTTTGGCTGGATCTTCGTCTGGCAGGACTACCCGCGCGGCGGCAACCCACTGGGCGCGCTGGCACTGCTGGCGGTGTTCACGCCGGCTGTGGCCGGCATCGGCTGCCTGGTCGGCTGGTGGCTGGCCGAGCGCGAGCGGGCGCTGCAGGTGCTCATGTTCACCTCCGTGCCGCTGGCCTTCCTGGGCGGGTTCACCTGGCCGGTGGAGGCGCTGCCCGAGCCGCTGGCCTGGCTGCGCTGGCTGTCGCCCAGCACGGCGGGCATTGCCGCCTCGCTGCGGCTCAATCAGGCCGGCGCGCCGATCGATGCCGTGCTGGCGCAGCTGGCGTGGCTGGCCGCGCTGGTGCTGCTCAGCTGGGGCACGCTGCTGTGGCTGGGGCGCTCCCCGAGAGAGGGGAATTCAAGCCAAATAGGCCGTCAGTCGGCGTGA